The following proteins are co-located in the Acidimicrobiia bacterium genome:
- a CDS encoding TlpA disulfide reductase family protein produces MRRVTPAVLALALVVTSCGTPGSANDVAFGDVAVSGALPEYVGEPDAASGMPLPSISGTGLSGEAVAIEADGRAKIVVALAHWCPHCEAEVPRIVDWIDAGGLPDGVDVIALATGTTAELRNFPPGAWLVDEDWTAPVVFDDEAYSAGEALGLSGFPFFVFSDADGNVVQRTSGELDPAMLAMIADSIAP; encoded by the coding sequence ATGAGACGGGTCACGCCCGCCGTGCTGGCGCTTGCCCTGGTCGTGACGTCGTGTGGGACGCCCGGATCCGCCAACGACGTGGCATTCGGCGACGTGGCTGTGTCCGGGGCACTGCCGGAGTACGTTGGCGAGCCGGATGCGGCATCCGGTATGCCGCTGCCGTCGATCTCCGGTACGGGGCTGTCGGGGGAGGCGGTCGCCATCGAGGCGGACGGCCGCGCCAAGATCGTCGTAGCTCTCGCCCATTGGTGCCCCCACTGCGAAGCCGAGGTGCCCCGCATCGTTGACTGGATCGACGCGGGAGGCCTCCCGGATGGTGTCGACGTGATCGCCCTGGCGACCGGCACGACCGCCGAGCTGCGCAACTTCCCGCCGGGTGCGTGGCTCGTTGACGAGGACTGGACGGCGCCGGTCGTCTTCGACGACGAGGCGTACTCGGCGGGCGAGGCGCTCGGGCTGAGCGGCTTCCCGTTCTTCGTCTTCTCAGACGCCGACGGCAACGTCGTGCAGAGGACCTCCGGCGAGCTCGACCCGGCAATGCTGGCGATGATCGCCGACTCGATCGCTCCCTAG
- a CDS encoding disulfide oxidoreductase, whose protein sequence is MSLLFATLAIAAFIGALTVLPVAARPAGAAGRALRTHSLTVAWIVAAVATGGSLYYSEIAGYPPCELCWYQRIAMYPLSVVLLVALLRRDLSVRRYVLPVVAIGSLVSIYHYVLQRFPSLTSASCDLDNPCTLTWVWEYHFVSIPLMALAGFTFIAALMIYGGGDR, encoded by the coding sequence ATGTCTCTGCTGTTCGCGACCCTCGCCATCGCCGCCTTCATCGGCGCCCTCACCGTCCTGCCTGTGGCGGCACGGCCGGCAGGCGCAGCGGGCAGGGCGTTGCGCACCCACTCACTCACGGTGGCGTGGATCGTGGCAGCCGTCGCAACCGGTGGCAGCCTGTACTACTCGGAGATCGCCGGGTATCCGCCGTGCGAGCTGTGTTGGTATCAACGCATCGCGATGTACCCATTGTCGGTCGTGCTGCTGGTGGCTCTGCTCAGGCGGGACCTCTCGGTTCGCCGGTACGTCCTGCCGGTCGTTGCGATCGGGTCGCTCGTCTCGATCTACCACTACGTGTTGCAGCGATTTCCCTCGTTGACGTCGGCGAGCTGCGACCTCGACAACCCGTGCACCCTGACGTGGGTCTGGGAGTACCACTTCGTGTCGATCCCGCTCATGGCGCTCGCCGGGTTCACCTTCATCGCCGCCCTCATGATCTACGGAGGAGGAGACAGATGA
- a CDS encoding DEAD/DEAH box helicase, giving the protein MTQDLETSPQVADFAGLGIEDDLIAALGQGGIRAPFPIQLLAIPDALAGRDVSGKAQTGSGKTLAFGLPMVQLLEKAHPKRPRGLVLVPTRELANQVTEVLTLLARSRGMGVVAVYGGASMKHQIDALRRGVEIVIATPGRLIDLLERKQVKLDDVRMVTIDEADQMADMGFLPQVRRIMRELPTEYQTMLFSATLDGQVATLVADYMEDPVRHEVETPTQTVATMEHRFLKVHHMDKIRVAAQIARSAKRTLMFVRTKTSCDDVAKKLRDEGVDARAIHGDLYQSKREKALEQFSSGVTPVLVATNVAARGLHIDDVDIVVHYDPPDDPKTYVHRSGRTARAGEAGLVVTLVEWDEVNEVVRIQRKAGLNVPIVKMFSNDPRLDDLTAWEPDIDMAPMQSKVPGKRRRRF; this is encoded by the coding sequence ATGACACAAGACCTCGAAACCTCACCGCAGGTTGCAGATTTCGCCGGGCTGGGCATCGAAGACGACCTCATAGCGGCATTGGGCCAGGGGGGCATCCGAGCTCCGTTCCCCATCCAGCTTCTCGCCATCCCCGACGCGCTGGCCGGTCGCGACGTCTCGGGCAAGGCACAGACGGGATCCGGCAAGACGCTCGCCTTCGGGCTGCCGATGGTGCAGCTGCTCGAGAAGGCCCACCCCAAGCGGCCACGCGGGCTGGTGCTCGTCCCGACGCGTGAGCTCGCCAACCAGGTCACCGAGGTCCTCACCCTGCTCGCTCGGTCGCGAGGCATGGGCGTCGTCGCCGTCTACGGGGGAGCGTCGATGAAGCACCAGATCGACGCCTTGCGCCGCGGCGTCGAGATCGTGATCGCCACCCCGGGACGCCTCATCGACCTGCTGGAGCGCAAGCAGGTGAAGCTCGACGACGTCCGCATGGTCACCATCGACGAGGCGGATCAGATGGCGGACATGGGCTTCCTCCCTCAGGTGCGGAGGATCATGCGCGAGCTGCCCACGGAGTATCAGACGATGCTCTTCTCGGCGACCCTCGACGGCCAGGTGGCCACGCTCGTCGCCGACTACATGGAGGACCCGGTCAGGCACGAGGTCGAGACTCCGACCCAGACGGTGGCGACGATGGAGCATCGTTTCCTCAAGGTCCACCACATGGACAAGATCAGGGTCGCCGCTCAGATCGCCCGCAGCGCCAAACGAACCCTCATGTTCGTCCGCACCAAGACGAGCTGCGACGACGTCGCCAAGAAGCTGCGCGACGAGGGCGTCGACGCCCGCGCCATCCACGGCGACCTCTACCAGTCGAAGCGAGAGAAGGCGCTCGAGCAGTTCTCGTCGGGGGTGACGCCGGTCCTCGTGGCGACGAACGTCGCAGCCAGGGGCCTGCACATCGACGACGTCGACATCGTCGTCCACTACGACCCTCCCGACGACCCGAAGACCTACGTCCACAGGTCGGGTCGCACGGCGCGGGCAGGAGAAGCAGGCCTCGTGGTCACGCTCGTCGAGTGGGACGAGGTCAACGAGGTGGTTCGGATCCAGCGCAAGGCCGGCCTCAACGTGCCGATCGTCAAGATGTTCTCGAACGACCCGCGGCTCGACGACCTCACCGCCTGGGAGCCCGACATCGACATGGCACCGATGCAGTCGAAGGTGCCCGGGAAGCGTCGCAGGCGGTTCTGA
- a CDS encoding peptidylprolyl isomerase, whose amino-acid sequence MGQQYPAPPDLTIDLAKSYSATLATNHGHIEIELHAMDTPQAVNNFVFLANEGFYDGVIFHRVVPGFVIQGGDPTGTGRGGPGYKFRDELEKAKPYSRGTVAMANAGPNTNGSQFFICLDDVGLPHAYTIFGKVTTGMDAVDAIASLPRAGEKPTTDAVIESVTIAEG is encoded by the coding sequence GTGGGCCAGCAGTACCCGGCACCGCCTGACCTGACCATCGACCTCGCCAAGAGCTATTCGGCGACCCTTGCGACGAACCATGGCCACATCGAGATCGAGCTCCACGCCATGGACACGCCCCAAGCGGTCAACAACTTCGTGTTCCTCGCCAACGAGGGCTTCTACGACGGCGTGATCTTCCACAGGGTGGTCCCCGGATTCGTGATCCAGGGAGGCGACCCGACCGGCACGGGCCGAGGCGGGCCCGGCTACAAGTTCCGTGACGAGCTGGAGAAGGCGAAGCCGTACTCCAGGGGCACCGTCGCCATGGCGAACGCCGGACCGAACACGAACGGCTCGCAGTTCTTCATCTGCCTGGACGACGTGGGACTCCCCCACGCATACACCATCTTCGGGAAGGTGACGACCGGCATGGACGCCGTCGACGCCATCGCCTCCCTACCTCGAGCAGGCGAGAAGCCGACAACGGACGCCGTGATCGAGTCTGTGACGATCGCCGAGGGCTGA
- a CDS encoding potassium transporter Kup: MSEQPGGGRKYMLILSLGALGVVYGDIGTSPLYAFREAFAVAEGLGVDQGSVYGILSLMAWSLVLIVSVKYLIFVMRADNHGEGGILALTALLRPSRGVTGRNLRWGLIVLGLFGTALLYGDGIITPAISVLSAVEGIGVATPSLESYVVPIAAVVIIGLFSIQSRGTGTVGAIFGPVMIVWFAVLAVLGAGQIVGHPGVLAALSPTYGTAFVLDHPKLAFLALGAIFLVVTGSEALYADMGHFGRRPIRLGWIAVVFPALLLNYFGQGALLMRDPAAVDNPFYRMPPEWALVPLVVLATLATVIASQALISGAFSLTMQAVQLGYLPRMHVDHTSSREFGQIYVGSVNWALMVLCVGVVIGFGSSSNLAAAYGVAVTTTMVITTVLLYIVMRSKWRWSQARAASLTSLFLVIDLAFFAANIVKVPAGGWFPLVVGAVIFAVMTTWNRGRALMTSHQRRAELPIERFIYSITKNPQIRVPGTAVYLFPDVGAAPPAMLSNLKHNEVIHQTVLLTSVETAHRPRVPRARRSTVHDLGEGFHQVVLHFGFLEDPNVPEALRNIATRDFGFDPTDATYFLGDVTVIPSARPGMAIWRDRLFAVMHRNARSAAQYFGLPPDDVIEIVTQVEI; encoded by the coding sequence ATGAGTGAGCAGCCGGGCGGCGGCCGCAAGTACATGCTCATCCTGTCTCTCGGCGCCCTCGGTGTCGTCTATGGCGACATCGGCACCAGCCCGCTGTACGCCTTCAGAGAAGCCTTCGCCGTCGCAGAGGGGCTCGGCGTCGACCAAGGATCCGTGTACGGCATCTTGTCCTTGATGGCGTGGTCGCTCGTCCTCATCGTCAGCGTGAAGTACCTCATCTTCGTGATGCGGGCGGACAATCACGGCGAGGGAGGGATCCTGGCGCTCACCGCCCTGTTGCGACCGTCCCGGGGAGTCACCGGCCGCAACCTGCGGTGGGGCCTCATCGTGCTCGGGTTGTTCGGCACCGCCCTGCTGTACGGCGACGGGATCATCACCCCGGCCATCTCCGTGCTCTCGGCCGTCGAGGGGATCGGTGTCGCCACGCCGTCACTCGAGTCGTACGTCGTCCCGATCGCCGCCGTCGTCATCATCGGGTTGTTCAGCATCCAGAGCAGGGGAACCGGCACGGTCGGCGCCATCTTCGGGCCGGTCATGATCGTGTGGTTCGCCGTCCTCGCCGTGCTCGGCGCCGGTCAGATCGTCGGGCATCCAGGAGTGCTCGCCGCGCTCAGCCCTACGTACGGGACCGCCTTCGTGCTCGACCACCCGAAGCTCGCATTCCTCGCCCTGGGGGCGATCTTCCTCGTCGTCACCGGCAGCGAGGCGCTCTACGCCGACATGGGTCACTTCGGACGCCGGCCGATCCGCCTCGGCTGGATCGCAGTCGTCTTCCCGGCGTTGCTCCTCAACTACTTCGGGCAGGGCGCCCTGCTGATGCGGGACCCGGCCGCGGTGGACAATCCGTTCTACCGGATGCCGCCCGAATGGGCACTGGTCCCGCTCGTGGTGCTGGCGACGCTCGCCACCGTGATCGCCTCGCAGGCGCTCATCTCGGGGGCCTTTTCCCTCACGATGCAAGCCGTTCAACTCGGCTACCTGCCGAGGATGCACGTCGACCACACGTCGAGCCGCGAGTTCGGGCAGATCTACGTCGGGAGCGTGAACTGGGCCCTGATGGTGCTCTGCGTCGGGGTGGTGATCGGGTTCGGCTCGTCCTCGAACCTGGCGGCGGCGTACGGGGTCGCCGTCACGACGACGATGGTGATCACGACCGTGCTGCTCTACATCGTGATGCGGTCGAAGTGGCGTTGGAGCCAGGCAAGGGCCGCCTCGCTGACCTCGCTCTTCCTGGTGATCGATCTGGCGTTCTTCGCTGCCAACATCGTGAAGGTGCCGGCCGGCGGCTGGTTCCCGCTCGTGGTCGGCGCGGTCATCTTCGCGGTGATGACGACGTGGAACAGGGGAAGAGCCCTGATGACGTCACACCAGAGGAGGGCGGAGCTGCCCATCGAGCGGTTCATCTACTCCATAACCAAGAACCCGCAGATCAGGGTGCCGGGCACCGCCGTCTATCTCTTCCCGGATGTCGGCGCCGCTCCACCCGCCATGCTGTCGAACCTCAAACACAACGAGGTCATCCACCAGACCGTCTTGTTGACGAGCGTGGAAACCGCCCACCGGCCGAGGGTCCCCAGAGCGAGGCGGTCGACGGTCCACGACCTGGGCGAGGGATTCCACCAGGTGGTGCTCCACTTCGGGTTCCTCGAGGACCCCAACGTACCGGAAGCGCTGCGGAACATCGCGACTCGGGACTTCGGGTTCGACCCTACGGATGCCACGTACTTCTTGGGCGACGTGACGGTGATTCCGAGTGCCCGGCCCGGGATGGCCATCTGGCGGGACAGGCTGTTCGCCGTGATGCACCGCAACGCCCGAAGCGCCGCCCAGTACTTCGGCCTGCCTCCGGACGACGTCATCGAGATCGTCACCCAGGTCGAGATCTGA
- a CDS encoding WhiB family transcriptional regulator, with the protein MVMALSDILWEPDGSWRDHAACAGSDTDLFFPIGEDDEAAAPAKAVCAICPVREDCLQYALATNQTDGIWGGMTGAERRRLRRRLRDRERRAS; encoded by the coding sequence ATGGTGATGGCGCTCTCGGACATCTTGTGGGAGCCGGATGGCTCGTGGCGTGACCACGCCGCCTGCGCCGGGTCCGACACCGATCTCTTCTTCCCCATCGGGGAGGACGACGAGGCTGCCGCGCCGGCCAAGGCTGTATGTGCGATCTGTCCCGTCAGAGAGGATTGCCTCCAGTACGCCCTCGCCACCAACCAGACCGACGGGATCTGGGGTGGCATGACCGGCGCCGAGCGGCGTCGCCTCCGCCGCCGGTTGCGCGACCGGGAGCGGCGCGCCAGCTGA
- a CDS encoding proteasome activator, with product MTTPERHAAPLQPQIVDENDDAQAARPGSFVAEPSKLLRIASMTRAMLDEVRQSPVDEPGRRRLAQIYGNAMEELRETLSTDLQEELDAIFQPLHGDEASESELRIVQAQLVGWLEGLFGGIQASLWSQQVAARSQLEELRGRRALEAGTDEGGRGAGQYL from the coding sequence ATGACAACCCCAGAACGCCACGCCGCCCCGCTCCAGCCGCAGATCGTCGACGAAAACGACGATGCGCAGGCTGCGAGACCGGGATCGTTCGTCGCCGAGCCTTCGAAGCTGCTGCGAATCGCCTCCATGACGAGGGCGATGCTCGACGAGGTGAGGCAGTCTCCGGTCGACGAGCCGGGGCGGAGGCGCCTGGCGCAGATATACGGCAACGCCATGGAGGAGCTGCGGGAGACGCTCAGCACCGACCTCCAGGAAGAGCTCGACGCCATCTTCCAGCCGCTGCACGGCGACGAGGCCTCGGAGTCCGAGCTGCGGATCGTCCAGGCCCAGCTCGTCGGGTGGCTCGAGGGCCTGTTCGGCGGGATTCAAGCCTCGCTCTGGAGCCAGCAGGTGGCCGCCAGGAGCCAGCTCGAGGAGTTGCGCGGCCGCCGTGCCCTCGAGGCGGGCACCGACGAGGGCGGGCGTGGCGCCGGGCAGTATCTCTGA